The window CTACTAAAAACTGACTTGCTGCAATTGGCACATGCACAAGCAACATATATTTTCAGGGTATCAAGCTTTTTTCACTTGACTATAAAGCGTAAATATCATACCATGGAAGTGTCATAAAATACTAGAAAACCTCTGACCACATTGGTTGCCCTAGTTTCCCTGAGGTGACATCTGCTTGTCACGTTGTAAGAAGACTGGTAGGTAGGTTGCCAGGCATTGTGGTACAGTAGGTCAGTATATTTTGGGCCTGTTAAGGAAGCTGTAGTGCCAGTGTGGATTTACCGCCTGTAACCGCCTGTGTTGTTTACACACAAAGTTGCTGGCAGCTGTCTCTGTGGTCATTACTACTGCTAAAGTCACAGGTTCAATGAGAATACATGGCACCCTTGGTTCCTCAATGGGTTTGATATGTTTAAgtacgttaaaaaaaaacctaaacttTTCTAATGTATAATATGTAAGGATATAGTATATAAGGatatagtattttttaatgatgttaGCACTTAACTTCTAttcaaaaataattcacaatattacattttttgctttaCTGAACAACCAAgttgaaaaaaaccaacattgtTTTGATCCACAATGATTTTGATTAATAAGTCATTTATGACGAAAGATACTAAAACACTATCTTTTGTCTGCCTCTCAACTTGTGAGaatttgttgccttttttcagttttgtaacACTGTACGTAAAATTTCTTCTGGTTTTTTGAACAACTGGTCGGACAAAACACGACATAACCTTTGGCTGTTGGAAAACGTAATTGGACCTTTTATtccctgttttttaaatattttttcagactAAGAATTCAATCGATTAACCGTAAAGATCTTAAATATTAacttaaatcatttttagtTGCTAGTGTTCACACTAGTTTTAAATATGGCTTTCTGAATCCGCAGATAACTGGGAGTAAAGAGTAATAAGACCAACAGGGTTGGTCAGCTCAGACATAGCAGTGAATAATAAGACCTGTGAGTGATGTGTATGGGCATGTCAGCACTTGTATGTTCATTTAGTTTAAACATATTTGCACAGCAGtaacaaaatacttttacagtttgtgaatgtgcatagaaacacacacaaacccccaGCAACTCAGGAGGAGGGGGATGGACAATTACATTGCATCACTGAGCAGGACTGTGTCAGCCTCATAACTAAGCTGCTTTTGCACCTACACGTTGTCCATTCACTTCCGCTCTGCCTGCTTTCTCAGAGGCATCGCCATGGTAACCAAGAGTCACACATCTCAAGCTCATTCTTAACAGACGGGGTGGGGGGCATAGTGCACTCCCACGCAGGCAGTCAGACGTCTGTGTGAAGGTGGTTCTGTAATAAGTAGTCGCCACAGtccacacactgacacacacacacacacacacacacacacacacacacacacacacacacacacacacacacacacagggaggtaAAGTCCAGTCCTCAGGCTGAGTTCTGTGAAGTGACTATATGACACTAAAGCACTACTGACTTACACTGACTCAACACAAAGCATGGCAGGCAGTTggaagttaataaaaaaagtctgcaCTGATGGCTTTTAATTAACTTCCTTGTTTAGCTTACCTATTTAGTTTAGATATTCTGAACATTCATGTGAGAGATGCTTAAAGCACTTACAACAATTATTAAAGCTCACAGATAAAGGTTTCCTGCTCACTGGCAGTAAAATAAGATGGTGGTCGTGCTCTGGCTTGGGCTGGAGTTAATCATTCAACTACCGTACCAGATTCCtcacatatttcaaatatattagGTGTTTGATCAGGGGCTTTTTTGTGCTTAACTTCAGCTGTAATTATTTCCAGTACATGGTATAGTGTTTTTGTGATGCCGAGTGTTTGGCTACCAATCTGTCTGAAATCGTTAGTGCAAAGATTACAGTTGATCCAATTCATTCACAATCATGTTTTGTTAATCCCCTTGCTGAGCGACATCAAAGACCCTTGGGTCCAATGATTACTGCTTTAATTTAACATAAATTTATAATTTGGTGTTCTTCTCATAAGGAAGCCGTACATGCTGCTAATAAAACCGAACTCTACTTCAAGTCCTGCattctttgtgttgttgttttatacttttaatcTCTAATCTCTTTGACATCACATCATTACAAACACATGACGTCATTCAGAAGagcattattaaaacatgttaagtTAGGATCCTGGGATTTCCAGTGATGACATGTTGAATTAAACATGGAAAATGTGTTGACCGTCATCCACATCTATGACgaagcttttgaaaaatgacattagaTTTAGTTTGTAAATCTAACTTTGTAGCCATCTAAGGGAAAATGtacacattcatcacataatatgtgaaataaatactttaataataataataatttaaggaTATCTTTCTGCTCATCTTTCTGTGTAGTTTGACATGCTCAGTCTTATAATATGTTCATCTATCTAAATAATGTCTTCTTCTACAGGCAGTAACTCATCATTGTCGCCTCATCctgacttttttctatttttctctcttagGTATAGCATCTCTTACATTCCATTTGCCAGGTAAGACAACTTGATTATATGATTTATGGTTTTATCTTATGTCCAGTAATAAGTGTTGCTTATTGAATTCAGTCAGTCTTTAAGAGCTACCATACATATCTCAACAACGTCCTGTCTACAAACGACACCATACTGCTGCAAACTAACTGGAGAGAATACTCTGTGTGACCCTtcactgaaaacatgttttcatttatctcTAAACACTGTTTTGCCTCCACCATATGGCCGTAATCCCCCCCAACGACTAGTGCAGGCACTTAGTGTCAAGCAAATGGCAGCTTGTTGTTTCACGCTCCTCTGTGCTTTAGCCCTGTGATGCTATTTGCTTTATCCATAATATCTAAATGAAATCATTTATTGTGCAATAATGCCCTTTCAGCCAgatttacataaatatttttctcccaAATGTAGCTTGTGATGAGCTTATGTTAAGCTCCATAGGGTTAAAGCACAATGTTACATTTTGATTAGATCAAGACCCAAATAGCCAGTCCTGCATAAGAGAAGAGGATCAAAAACTCACATAATAGTCTTTCTCACCTACTCACTTGCTTTGTCTTTATTGTagataaagtgaaataaagagCCCAACGGCATCGACATTTTATAgcgattttattttgtaatttgttcAGAGTACGACACAGTGAAGaatttgaattgaaacaaaatacCCCCCATGTACTCAAATGTTCACTTCTCAAATTGTCCCATATGGTGTTCCACCCCAAACCAAACACAAGGTGTGATGTTGTTTTGTCAGTCCAGCTGTATGAAGGGTTATGTCTCATTTGGTGAGGGGTCCAAAGCCCCCCCACCGCTCCCACCCCAAGTGCCTTGTGTATTTGGTCGACCCTATAATCCATGCTGACAACTGAGAGACGTCCCATAACCACCCAGAGTTCCCCCTCCCCCAACCAAAATGCTAATAGCAATACGAAGCTGGGACAAAGACCATTTGCCGTGCCACCGTTCCAAAACCAAATTCCTTCAGAGAAATGCAAATTTGACAGCCAGACCTTTAGCCGAATATTTACATCCTGATGATCATCTATTTATATGTCTGTCCTTTGTTGTTATATTAGTTCTTTTTGGGTCAACACATTAttgtcctctctctttaaagCTTCTTACTCTaatccatttttcatttaatttagatTTGATCTTGAATCTCTTTATTGTTTGCCATGTTATAACGAAGCAGCATATTTTGATCACAGATCTCCAGTGAATTATTAGAAAGCATTAGACTGCAGTCTTTCCCTATTCTAGCGTGTGGTCAAACAAACCGTGATACCTGGCTAACCACAACACCACATGGCCAATGAACTTGATCCTTTAATGTATTTTACGTTGTTGCCTATTTATAACCTCTAAGACCAAGGTACTGAAACCTGCTGCATGTGCACTTCCCACAGTGCTTTAAGGCTACTGTTTAATcagaaatgggggggggggggagaagccCCTTCAACTGATCATTTATTCATGCTCTTTTTAGGGAAGAAAAAATAGCATCAAGCctgaagtaaatatataaaaaagaaacctcCGGCTGTATGGGAGGAAGAAGATAAGGATTCTGCTGTTGaacgtttttttgtttatacatCAGAGGGACGAACCAAAGCATTTAAAGGAGCAGGTCTCCTGTCTGTCCCCCgacctcccctcctccctctcagacTGCTTATGATCCCCCCTTCTCCCTTTAACCTTGACTGGtcccacacctcctcctctgaaatTTGACGATGGCTATGGGCAAAGTCTGCATAGcaacacaccgatggcaagagCAAACGTTGTGAGGGGAAATGAAGCAGGCAACGACTATCTGTGGTTACCATGGCGATCGCTCATATTGCATCATCCCTCAATGCATTGTACCTGGAGAAAGGGAGCCCCCATCACTCTGAGCATGTGGTGCTTCCCCGCCAAAACACACTCACTTATTCATGGCGAGCCCCACCCAAATCATCTCAACAAAGGGTGGAAGTGCTTTTAATGTCGCTTTTAATTTTGTACGCATGACAACATTTTGGcactgtgttattattatttttgaacatCCCTCAAGCGACATTCTTTCATTGCTTTTCTCctatttcttgtcttttttgcattgtttataatgctggctgttttttttgtttgttttttgcagggATGCTGTGATGAAATGCTTCACAACCTGTGTGGGCAGTTAGGACGCCTTAGTCCACAATTTGTGAAGACTTGTCCTAAAATGCAAACTGTAAGAACAGTATCTCTGTAAAATAtacatctttgttgtttatacGCTATATCTCCAGATTTTTACTATGGCTTGTTTCATACTGTGAATCCTAGCTTTTTAAGTCCAGCTGAAGGTCTTTAACTATAATTAGTTTAGAACATCTTTTGCTTTTGCTTATGTGGAATAAATGAGTGCATTTATGcttaatatatttaaacatatccCTATGTTTGatgattttaaatacatttaagtgcagggaaattattttgtgtgcctttacattattcatatatatatatatatacacacacacacacacacacacacacacacacacacacacacacacacacactattaaaacacattgtCTTTCAGTTTTCTGTGTGAGGCACTGATGTATGAGGCTCTCAGATGCtattccatatatatatatatatatatatatatttatatatatatatatatatgattattttCCCCTAGACAAATTAAGACACTGCTTCACTGGAATATGTTATCCacttttttaagtcttttttttccccagctgaAGAGATTAAAAAAGCAACTCCTgtcttgtgtgtgcgtgtgtgtgcacctgcCCCCCTTAGCTCATCAAATTACATTAACATTGCGTCTTAAAGTTGATTTCCTGCCAGATGTAGCAATGACCCCGTTAATAATGCTTTTCTGAGCATTGTGATTTTGATGTGACCCAATAACCCAGAATAGCTTGCATCTAGTACCCTATATTGCTTCGGCATGATGGCATAGCCTTTGAGAATGTGGTTGTCATGACAACCTCCTCCAGAAAATTCATAAAACCTCAGCCCTCTCCCCATCTGTGGTGCAGATGTTCACATTATCCTGATGAGGAggtgtgctttttcttttcttttatagtAGACCTTGGACCGGTAGTCATTCATGGACCTCTTTGtagattaagaaaaaatatatattttagttttatgcATCAATAGCTACTTATAGAAAGTCCCGGGGCTCCCCGTTTTCCTTTGTGTTAGCTGCAGGATTTGCCCAAGGTATAACAAACATGCCTCCaggcctcctcctctttccGCTTGATGCAACTGAATTACAGCACTGCACTTCCTGTTGTGCAGCCCCCACATAGTTTCATTAGACGCTGGTATAATGTTACGTGTTGGTGGTGGATTAGCAGGGACAAAATCACCCCTCAGTACTGCTTGTTCAACCAACTTGGCCAGGACCCAGCAAATCCTTGAGCAATTAATCATAGGGATAAAATAACTCTGTTGAGTGAAGGGagtgtggttgtttttgtgaTCGGTTGTCTTTGCCTGCTATTTTTGGATTACAGGGAAGTTTGGGGATTGAAAGCAACCTCAGCAATCTGTTAGTCTCCCaactgtttcctttttattacaTCTAATCCATTGTTatgtcagagaggagagggatcCCAtgcaaccacaacaaccactgGTTTTAAAAACAAGCCTGTGTCCCCTTCAGCTTAATGGTCCTGCTCATCTGGTAAAAAACTCTCCATGccttattttttattccaataGTGAGTCTTGGCAGTTGACCTAAATAGATTTTTGGATTTTGTTGGTAAATATTTTGCCACAGAATCAAAACCCAagtatcacaaaaaaatgtttgaagtAATGAACCATCATGGGCCCAATGTATTCCCTGTCTTTAAACCAATTTATTTGTACACTATAATGTAAATGATTTCTTTCCCTTAAATCCCTCATATTGATATAGTAATCACCAGAGCAGCTAAATAATAAATGGCAAAATGTTTCACAAACTGTAAAAGCTCAACATCCTCCGGCAATATCAAATAAACAGTCTAAAAACTATAGATTTTGAAGGAAGTATGGATTTTTCTCTTACACCGTACACCGAGGGAAACAAAATCACATTGAATCAATTGTGTAACTGTCTGCGTGAAAGTGCAGATAACAGCAAAAGGGAGGAGAAATCAATATTGTAGACTATCTGTGTATTCCTCTGGATGTCTTTCATTGGCTGCATGGTTGAAAGAACAACAAAAGACCATCTACATACATCAGTTAATTGATATTTTAGATATCGACTGACTGAAAGCATTGAGCCAAtgacatgttttgttatttcaagGACAGACGGGGTTATCTTACAGCAACAAGGACCAAACGGTATCTTTATGGCCTTGTACAGTACATGGTATGTCTGGGGAGGTATAGTCACAGCTATAGGAATGCTTAAACTGAAGaatgcacagtgtgtgtgtttcttaacTTCTTTACATGTTAACAAGCTGTCTTACCAAGTGTCTCGATGTTGAGGAAtaattcaggaaaaaaaagatataggCTACATTAAGTAGTGTTTTAAGAAGATGCAGTATTTTTTGCTTCATTTCCTTTTAAAGTTACAATTGAATTACCTGTTTTAGACAAAATATAAGTTCCATTCAAGAGccacctatatatatatattcacatgtGGTCACTTTTAAACTGTATCCATCCACTCCAAATCACAATTCTTCGCAGATGAGTCATATTTTTCAGGCTGATCATATTTTTagaacaatctgagcctgtggGTCTCCAGTGGAACAGCAGAGAGGCGCTGTGAGGAAGCAGACGAGGGGACCGTGATGTGGATGTCGCTTCATCGCTTCAGGAAGTAATTGGGAATTATGAAATGACATCACCACAGTTTTTGCCTGGCTTTGTTTGGTGCTTCTCGTGACCACGCCTTCCCACCGGCCCCACCATAAAGCAGCCAGGCCGTGTGTGCGTGCACCAGTTGAACTCCAGTCTTTGCGGACAACAGGTGCACTACACAGCCTCCCTCCGGCCGGTGCTGGATAATGCCCGCAGACCGCAGCTCGTCGCTTTGCGCAGGGCTTCCTCATCATCTGCACCTTGAagatttgcatgtttttgtatCCTGATCTCttccaacacaacacaacaaaatgcCTTTTCCGCCCATCAGCCTCCACCAGCGGATCTCCTCTCCGGGCAGGGATCTATTCGGGAAAAAGAAAGCCATCGGAGTGCCTCCTCACACTGAGCTCACCAGCAAACCGGGCGGAGAGAAAGGGGGTCCGATAAGGAGAAGCAGTCCTCTTCCTGGACGTCGGCGAATTTAAGGAATTTGGGGCGAAAAACCCAACAAGAGAAGCGTAAAAGCTCAACTCAGAAGGCAGGTGCCGGTCAGGAGACCCAGGAAAAGAGCTCCTGGCTGACGATCCCCAAACCTCAGGACTCATCCGAGAGGATCAGGCGCTCCAGCTCCATGGACTCCGCCAGACACCTCAACGGTAAGGACGAAGTGAAGAAGGAGATCCAGTTTACCCTCAGTCTCACCCCTGAAGCCATTCTTGTCATCCAAAAGCGTAATCTAGAAAAGCAGATGATGGCAAAGCAGCAGAAGTGTTGCGCCTCCGCGGACTTTCGCCACAGACGAGTTTTTCCATCCAAAAAGCCGCACGGAGCGACCAAGGGCTGCACTCCCGTCAACAAGGTGGAGAGCGACGAGCAGGACATCACCACCATCGTGAAGATATCTCTGTTGAACGATCAATACAAGTACGACGATGTGGAGTAtgaagaagaggatggagaCGTGGACGAGACTGTCGTAAGGAAATGTAAAGAGTGGCTCAAAGGGGTCGAAAATGCCTCTGCTTTGGGAAAAGTCGACAAACTTTCTGTACTCCCGCACCTTAAAGGCTGCTGACACCTGacttttgatcttttttttttttttttttttttactactgcAGACTGAAGGAATGAAGGACTCATTGTGCACAGATGTGGGCCCGCTGCGAAGTGTAAATTAAACGTTCGCAaatgaggaacaaaaaaaaaaaaaaaaaaaaacactccagaGGAATGCCAATTTGTGTCATGAGTAATTTGCTAAGATAGatgtcacacaaaaaaacgaCACTTattgaagaaaatgaaaataagttaACTGCATTGGACTTTTGGCATTCAGAAGAAACAAGATATTAAAGCTTAATTGCAACCGACAGTGCTTCTTATGGTTCACAGGGACGTTGCTTTGCTAATGTGATGCctgttcagtgttttgttaCAGTTTGAACTGAATACCTTAATATTGTCGTCCTTTGCACATGGTTGTTGTTTCCAGTGGGATGACGTGAGAGCTTCCTTTGTGCTGGAGAACAATACTCTGTCAACAACGGGGCTTTATATGCGCCTGCTGCTGAAACCAA is drawn from Anoplopoma fimbria isolate UVic2021 breed Golden Eagle Sablefish chromosome 6, Afim_UVic_2022, whole genome shotgun sequence and contains these coding sequences:
- the prr18 gene encoding LOW QUALITY PROTEIN: proline-rich protein 18 (The sequence of the model RefSeq protein was modified relative to this genomic sequence to represent the inferred CDS: deleted 2 bases in 1 codon), yielding MPFPPISLHQRISSPGRDLFGKKKAIGVPPHTELTSKPGGEKGSDKEKQSSSWTSANLRNLGRKTQQEKRKSSTQKAGAGQETQEKSSWLTIPKPQDSSERIRRSSSMDSARHLNGKDEVKKEIQFTLSLTPEAILVIQKRNLEKQMMAKQQKCCASADFRHRRVFPSKKPHGATKGCTPVNKVESDEQDITTIVKISLLNDQYKYDDVEYEEEDGDVDETVVRKCKEWLKGVENASALGKVDKLSVLPHLKGC